CTTATTATGAGATCCTGACCTCCTCCCTGCCTTAAAGGGGGCAGGGCTTTCAGCTGTAATAGACACAGGCATTACTAGCTATTCTTTTTTGCTATATTGAGGCGAAATAGCTGGTCATCTAATCAGTGATTCTATATCCCTAAGATCTCTTTTAAAGCCTTAACTAATCCCCCTCTTTCGATCTCACGCCTTTCACCGCTAGCTGTTATGTAGATCGTGGCCTTTTTGCTTGTAACCTCAGCCTTCCCTATATATAGCATTATCGGTACTGAAAGCTTTCTCCCATATTCCCTCTGCTTCTGATGAGATCTTCTCATAAGATCCCAGGAGACGCTGATCCCACTGCTCCTAAGCTCCCTCACAATATCAAGTGTATAGTTGAAAACATCATTATCCCTGTCCATCATCACCACATACACTTGGTTATATGTTTTCCTAGACATGTTGAAAACACCCAGCTCCAGCCCAACCTCTATAACCCTATCAAGGCCTATCGAGAAGCCTGTTGCTGGCATCTTGGTTCCTGTGAACATCTCGATTAGATTATCATATCTACCACCACCACCTATCGAGCCTATCTTTATGCCCTCTACAATAGCCTCGAATATAGGGCCTGTATAGTAGTCTAGACCTCTTACTAGGGACATGTCAAAGACTATGTTCTTCGATCTCACGATCGCTGATATCTCTTCTAAGTGTTTTATACCCTCTACAACACGTTGGTTAGATCCATATTTTGCTTGGAGATCTCTGATCGCCTCCTCCAGGGGTGCTCTCAGAGATATTATATCGATTATCTTATCTATAGCGCTCTCGCTGATCCCGATCCTTCTCAGCTCCCCCTTAACACCTTCTAGCCCTATCTTATCCAGCTTATCTATAGCTCTATACACACTCATAGGATCCCTCATCCCCAGCTCCTCCTCAAAGACCCCTTTTAAAATTCTGCGATCATTGATCATGATCTTAACCCCCGCTATACCCAGCTCTCTATATACATCCTCAGCTAGCATGAGGATCTCTGCATCAGCCTCTGGATATGGAGAGCCAACTATATCGGCATCACATTGATAGAACTCCCTATATCTCCCCCTCTGGGGCTCCTCATGCCTCCACACAGGGGCTATATGGTATCTCTTAAAGGGTAGGGGGAAGTTTCTATGCATAGCAACAAACCTTGCTAGAGGTACTGTGAGATCATATCTAAGGGCATATTCCCTATCCCCCCAAGGATCTCTAAACCTCCACATAAGCTTATTCTCAGCCTCCTCACCATATTTGCCAGATAGAACCTCGAAGAGCTCTACAGCCGGGGTATCTATAGGGTCAAAGCCATATCTTCGAAAGACACTCTCTATCTTCGCTATCACTTCCTTCCTAAGGATCATCTCATGGGGTTCGAAATCCCTAAAACCCCTAGGTATAGCCGGCTCTCTACGGGACATATCTATTTTATACCCCCACCTTTATATCCCCTGCATTTTAATTTAGCTTTCCATACGCTCAGAGCTCAGAGCCCGATCCTGTTTTCTAGAGACCGGTTCTCGGAGATGGGAGGCTGCCGATCTATCAGCCTCATAGAATATAGCTCTTAATAGAGAGAGGGTGGATAGTTAATATAACAACATTATAGATGGATAGAACAGCATCTCTAAAAGATCTTAAAAGATCTCGGGGCTTTTTCGGTTCTAAAAGAATGAGACTTTCAATTGTAAGCTTAGATCCTACGTAAGCTTAGATCTTACTATCGCCTCTATATATTGCGGTTGGAACTCCCCCTTAGGTATTTTTCCCTGGTTCTGCAGCTCCATATATTCCCCGCTTATATCCCATATCCTCTCTATACTCCCATTAGACCCTACCTTGATTAGTAGGAATGTTGGTGATGATGATACTTGGTAGAGGCTGAACGTGTTTCTCGCAGCCGTATTCGAGCATTGCTGGGTGAACCAATCACATACAACCTCTACTACAGTTATGTTTCTAAATACTCCCCCATATTCTCTGAGGTATTTAACAAATTCTGGATAGAATGCCTGGCAGTGAGGGCATAGGTCGTTATGGAAATATATGAAGTAATACCCAGGCTCTCTCGGCACATAGGCGTTGGCAACGTTGATGGGAACGAATCTAGAGCCATCCCAAACATATATACCATGGGGTATTCTGGAGGGATCCTCGCCACCGCTGTGGAGCTGAAGAAGTATGGCGCCTGCAGCCACAGACCCCAATGCTATGAATAACACAGCTATGATTAGAGTAGTACTAAGATTTGCCATAAGCACCGCTCTAAAAATTATTAGCGATGCTGGGTAATATATTGTTTCAATGAAATATTTTATCATAGAACATATACCCTCTTGGTCCTCTGAAACTTAGATAATATCTAGCTAGCTGATTGAGGCAATAACGCCGATCGCTTGTAATTGCCAGATACTTCTAGACATGAACCCCTATCCCTTTTTGATCCATGAACAGCTTGATGAAATAGCTAGGACATGGGAGGCATGAAGAAATCTTCCACATCCCCGAGGGAATATAGACTCCCGCGATCTATCTGACGGCTCCCCGCCCTTGAAGGGCGAGGGTTCTTCCCCCACTGGGGCGTCCCTCATGGTTTAGGCGCCCTTCACGGGGGCTGCATCATCGCCTTGGCTCAGGGCCCGCCGTCAGCTGCGGGCAGTGCGTGGCTCCTAGCCTGCTAGGCTCGCCACGCACCAACTCCAAGCATTATCATGTAGCAGAGGGTTTATAAGCCTACCGCTCTCCGCCTTAAAAGGCGAGGCTTCTAACCTTTGGTATGTGAAGAGAGGAATAGGTGATGATGGGTAGAGGTATTAAATAGCATAGACAGAATGATTCTCCGAAGCATCTAAGCACACAGATCTTCTTATTATTCACTATTGAGTATCAAGTTATATTTAACCGTGGTAATATTTACTAAGGGAAGATGTTTGGGTGATTATTCAGAGGATTTTATACAGGCACTTGCAAGGGCTATAAAGGAATGGCAAGATGAGATGGTGAGGGCTGGGTATAAGGATAGGCTTGATAGGTTTCTAACGGATTCGGGTATAGAGATAAAAACGGTATATACACCGCTTGACATAGCCTCAACCTCTTATTTCGAGAAGATCGGCCTACCTGGGCAGTACCCCTTCACAAGGGGTATACATTATAACATGTATAGGGGTAAGATATGGACTATAAGGCAGTTTTCCGGGTTCGGAACACCTGAGGATACTAATAAGAGGTTAAAATATCTCGTAGAGCATGGCGAGACAGGGCTTTC
Above is a window of Sulfolobales archaeon DNA encoding:
- a CDS encoding thioredoxin family protein — encoded protein: MANLSTTLIIAVLFIALGSVAAGAILLQLHSGGEDPSRIPHGIYVWDGSRFVPINVANAYVPREPGYYFIYFHNDLCPHCQAFYPEFVKYLREYGGVFRNITVVEVVCDWFTQQCSNTAARNTFSLYQVSSSPTFLLIKVGSNGSIERIWDISGEYMELQNQGKIPKGEFQPQYIEAIVRSKLT
- the hisS gene encoding histidine--tRNA ligase — encoded protein: MSRREPAIPRGFRDFEPHEMILRKEVIAKIESVFRRYGFDPIDTPAVELFEVLSGKYGEEAENKLMWRFRDPWGDREYALRYDLTVPLARFVAMHRNFPLPFKRYHIAPVWRHEEPQRGRYREFYQCDADIVGSPYPEADAEILMLAEDVYRELGIAGVKIMINDRRILKGVFEEELGMRDPMSVYRAIDKLDKIGLEGVKGELRRIGISESAIDKIIDIISLRAPLEEAIRDLQAKYGSNQRVVEGIKHLEEISAIVRSKNIVFDMSLVRGLDYYTGPIFEAIVEGIKIGSIGGGGRYDNLIEMFTGTKMPATGFSIGLDRVIEVGLELGVFNMSRKTYNQVYVVMMDRDNDVFNYTLDIVRELRSSGISVSWDLMRRSHQKQREYGRKLSVPIMLYIGKAEVTSKKATIYITASGERREIERGGLVKALKEILGI